The genome window GCTTGCCGGTCTTGAGCGTGCGGGCGGGGGCGAAGGCGCTCTTCAGCGACTCCGGCCAGGCGTTGAACTTGGTCTCGGAGACGCGGTAAGCGGTCTCGACGTACTCGGCCGGGTCCTCGCCGCCCTCGGCGATGCGGCGCACGATCTCGGCAAGGCGCTGCTGATCCCACTCGACCCGCTTGGGGAGGTCGGCGGTGACGCGCACGCGGCCGTCGTCGAAGTGGATGACGCCGGTATCCTTGCCGGCGGCCAGACGCAGGGTGTGCGCGCGGTCGGCGTACTTCAGATCCAGCGCGCGTTCGAGGTGATCGACGATGGCCTTGGCGGCCGAGAGCAGATCGGCGGCGTCGTTCTTGAGCCGGAACAGCGCATCGCTTTGCAGCGCGGCGAGCTCGCCGGCAGGCGTGGCGAGAACCTGATCGGGGGTGAGGCGGCTCATGCCACACCTCCCGCGCCGACGCGCTCGGAGGTGCTCTTGCGCAGGCACTCCGCCTCGTAGGACTCGACGTCCTCGACGCGGTAGAGCACGCGCCCCTGGATCTTGAGAAAAACCGGCCCGATTCCTTCGGAGCGCCAGCGTTCCAGGGTGGCTTCGCTGACGCCCCAACGGTCGGCCAGTTGGCGTTGGTTGAGGTGTTTGATACTCACGATTCGCTCCTTCGTGTTGTTGCGGAACGAAGCGAATCGTGCGCGCCCCTATATCAGGGCGACTTGGGGGTGAATATCAGGGGATGTCAGGAGTGATCAGACGGCGAGGCGATACCAACCCTTCTTCGGATTGGCGATGTAGACCCGCCAGTCTTTCTTGCCGGAAAACAGTTGAGGGATGCTCGGCGTCGAGGTGTTGGCCTTCTTCAGGAGTTCCGCGGCCTTCACGTCTGGCGAGCCGCGCTGCCAGGCCAGATAAAGCTCATAGACCACCGCGATCTGTTGGTCGCCCGTGAACTGGGTCTCCGGTTTTCCGGGCAGGCGCAGCTTGCCGGAGGCTGGATCGAAGTTAACCTGATCAGCCGTGACCAGGGCCTCGCGTGGTAGCCCGATGGCGTGGGCGAGGTAATCGGTATCGAGTCGGGCCTCACCACTCTGATCGTGAAGGCAGTCGGCCAGTGCCAGTGGAATGAAGCGACCGACGTTGGTCTGGATCGGTCGGCGCGACCGGCCGGTGGTAAGGATGAGTGTCGGTTGCCGAAAGGTGCGTGTCTGCAGAAAGCCGACCACCGTAGCGAGGTTGGCATCGACGCGGCGTGCCATCAGCACATCGACGACGCGCTCGCCGATGGTGTGGGCCCCGGCGTGCCACAGGACACCCGAGATGAGCGCCTCCGGATCGGGTTGAAGGCTGGGAGAGAGCTGGAAGGCGAGGTTCTGCACGAGCCACGCACAATCGGGGGTGTAGGTCCGGATTTCCGCAGCGGACACGGTCAAGCGCCGTCCCGTTTCTGGGCAGGTGTAGCGCCAGACCCCGGAGCGGTCAGGGTACGGCTCGATGTCCACGGAGACTTCCTCGTCGTGATAGGGGACGAGGATGGAATCAGGGAAGGGAGACTCGCGAAGTGCTCCGGCCGCGATCAGTGATCGTGATTCCGGGATCTGCCGAAGGTGGAGTTGAGTGAACTCCGCCTCCGGAAGCTCATACAGCCGCAGTAAGCTCTGGAGCGCTTTCAGGCTCGGCACCGCCGTCATCCTCGTCCGATTCGACCAGCCCCCACAGGCGAATGTACTTCTCCGCCAACTGCCGATCCCTGTCGGTGTGGCTCTTGATGTTGCAGCCGTTGGGCGTCGTGATGGCGATCACGAGCGACTTGGCGCGACGCTGGCCGGCGAGCCTGTGGAACTTGATCACGATGCGCGCCTGATCGAGTTGATAGGCCTGCTCCAGCGGGTTGTTGTCGCCGAAGATCTCCGCGGCGAGCCCGTAGATCGTGCGCGGGTCCCGATCGCCCACCTTCAGCACGAGGGCACCACCCTTGGCGCCCACCCTCAACCGCAGCTGGGTGACCCGAACCGAGGCGATCTCCGGATCGACGACCGGAAAGTATCGCTCAGTCGCCAAGCTGCTGACGTCGTAATTGCGCAGGGGCACAGCCTCGGGTTCCACCTCGCGCCCGAGTGCATGCTTGGCGAACAGCTTGAATACCTCGGGCCGGAGGTTGCGGTCGCGGGCGAAGACCTCGACGACGCCGTTCGCCGGTTCATAGGTGATCTTGACCGAGTTGGCGGGGCAGAAGTAGACGAGGCCGATATCGCCGTCCTTCTGGATGGTCTCGACGCTCTGGCGGTCGCCGTTGTGCTGGATGCTGAACTGGTGCAGTTCCACGTCCTCGTCGTGCTCGAGGTCACTGCGCGGGCGTACGAAATGGTCCAGCAGGATAGGATCTGCGGTCCGGAAGAGCTTGGCGAGGTTGTCCTGCAAGGCCTGTCGCCGCTCATCGGTGAGATCCACCTTTACCTTCGACGGCCCCTTGAATGCGCTGTAGATTCGACCTGAGCCGCGATACTCGTCGGCGTAGCGGGCGTCCTCCGCGCGGTGGAAGTTGGCCGGTTCGTGCATGTAGAGCCAGAGGCTGCGCGCATACTGGTCATGCAGGCTGTCGAATGCATCGATGTCGAAGATCTGCTCGCGGACCTGATTGATCGCCTCGACGCCCGCTTCGTCGGTCATCCGGTCGATCCGCTCGCAAAGACGGTTGAGTTCGGTGCGTTCCGCATCCGGGAGGGTGGGGATCGCCTGCTTCAGGGCGGCCCTGGTCTGCTTGGCGTCCTCGGCCCAAAGGGCCGCGTCACTGAGTGCACTGCCAGGCTTGGCCAGGAACTGGCGCAGCAGGTCGACCGGCGTACGCTGCACGAGGCGGGTGAGATGCGGGCTGTCGTTCTTCATGTCCTTCCTTCTTCTTGTTCCAAGCAAATCCATCGAGCGGGGATCCCGTAGTACCGCAACCGGCGCGCCCCTTGGTGTTCAACCACCCGTCTTGCCGATGAGCACTTCGAGGCGGCGGCGGATCTCGGCGTGCGGCAACCGTGTTCGCGGATCGTCCAGCATGCCGCGCAGCGCCTTCGCGAGCGTGGGCTTGCGCACGATGCGGTACTCGGCAAACCGGTCGATGACCCACAAGACGCCGTGCACCTCGAGTTGCTCTTCGTCGGCGAGGGCACGCATGCGCTTGTCGCCCGTCAGCAACGGCCAGTCGTTCGTCACGGCCAGGGTGACGGCAAGGCAGTCGTGGAGGGTGAGCTTGGGCCGGGCCGTCTGATAAGTGACGGCCCGGGCCATGCCCTCCGCATCCAGGGACTCGACCCGCAGACCCAATCCCTTGAGCTGCTCCCGGTCGACCTCACCGAGATCGATGAGCTCGTCCTCGTACAGGGCGTCGGGTACCGCAAACTCGAACGGCAGCTTGAAGAGCGCCTCGAGGAGGGACCATTTCGCCAGCTCAATCAGTATCGAGGCATCGCTCACCAGTACCCGCACGATGGATCACCCCGCGGGCCCCGACATGATCCGGTTCACCTCGCCCGTGCTCTTGCGCAGCAGTTCTGCGGCCTTGGGGAGCGAGATGACGTCCTCTGCCAGGGCGCGGAGCACCAGGCGCTGGAAGCGCCGGGGTTCCTCGTTCTCCGGGAGCGGCTCGGGCTCGGCCTTGCGCCAGGTGCGGCCGATGCCGCGAAACACGGTCTGCAGGGTGCCCTCGGTGATGACGCCGAGGTCGCGCAGCCGGACGATCAGGGCGGCGGCGCTGACGCCGTACATGCGCTTGATCTCGACGATCTCGGCGTAGCCGAAGGCGTGGCGGCGCTGGCCGACCTCGAACAGCAGGTCCTCTCGCGGCATCAGCAGGGCGCTGGCGAAGCGCTGGCACGCCTTCTCCTCGTCCAAGTCACCTTCGATCGCCATGACCATATGGCCGAGTTCGTGGGCCAGGGTGAAGCGGCGGCGCTCCACCGATTTCGCCACCGAGCCGACGATGACCGGAACCTTCTCCTTGTCCGGCCGGGCCACCCGGCAAGTCAGCCCGTCGACCGAGAGCGGGAAGTCGAGCTTGAGCACCTTGATGCCGTGCTCTTCGAGCAGCTCGGTCACGTTGGGGATCGCGTCGCCACCCAGGTTCCAGGCCTGACGGACGCTCTCGGCGGCGGTCTCCGCGTCATTGAGGTCGGCGACCTCGAAGGGGGCCCCTTCGGGCTTGTCCCACACATGGCTGCCGATCTCCAGCAAGTCCTCGACGAGCAGGTAGCGGTCGAGGCTGTCCAGGACGGCGGCTTCCACCATGGCGCGCTCCTGGGCCCGGGTCGCGGCGGTCTTGCGAAACTCCACCCCCTCGAGGCGGATCTCCGAGGGGCTGAAGAGGTAGCTCAGGGGAACGCCGAGCGCCTTGGCGAGCTTCAGGGCGGTCGCCGACCCCGGCAGCATCTCGTCGCGCTCATAGCGGCCGATCGCCTGGGCGCTGACCGCATGGTCGATGGCGTCGGCCAGTCCCCGCAGGGACAGGCCGGAGCGCTTGCGGGCCAGTTTCAATCTTTCGCCGAACATGGGGGTATCCTCGTTTGTTTACAGTGTACGTGTTCAGTCTAATTTTGTAAACAACGGCTGCCTGGCGAGACCCGATCCCGTGGCCTCCTTGGCGGCAGCCCCCATCGGTTCGCACTGGCCCGAAACTCCCTGATGGCCTCGGTAGCGGCCAGACCGGACAATCTCGTCATCAAGCGAGTTGGATGTTCAGGACCGATACCGATGTGCACGATCAACCACCTACCACCCGAGCGGATGACGCCCGAGCAGCGCCGGCAAGAGGTCGCGTCCTTGCTGGCGCACGGCCTGCTGCGCCTGCGCGACGACGTGTTCGCTCAGTCCGTAGGCCCCTGCGCGGAGAGCGAGTTTGAGCTTGGCTTCTCCGGCCACCAGCGCCTTCATAGCCACCCCGTCAACAACACTTTGGAGGAGGCTCCATGAAGGCAAGCACCGTCCCACCCACCCCGCCGAGCGTCGTCGCCCGGATCGCCGGGCTCCCGGATCTCTCGATAGAGGAAATGCGGGCGCTTTGGCGAGAACTCTTCGGTAGCGACAATCCAACGCCCAATCGTCAGTTCATGGAGCGGCGGATCGCCTACAAGCTGCAGGAGATCGAGTTCCGCAAGGTCGATCCCAACCTGCTAGAGCGCAACAAGCGGCGCATCAAGGCCCTGATGGAGACCGGCAAGGTGCGCAAGCTCGACCGCGACATCCGCCTGATGCCCGGCACCGTACTCACCCGCGAGTACCAGGGGATCGAGCACCGGGTGACGGTCGCCCAGGACGGACAGTACGAGTTCGAGGGCAGGCGCTACCCGAGCCTCTCCATGATCGCCCGCGAGATCACCGGCACACGGTGGTCCGGGCCGCTCTTCTTCGGCGTGAAGGCGCCGGCCAAGCAGAAGCATCCGAAGAAGCAGGGAGGCCGGCGATGAGCGAAGCCCTGAAGCGCCGCCTGCGCTGCGCCGTCTACACCCGCAAGTCCACCGAGGAGGGGCTCGACCAGGAATACAACTCCATCGATGCCCAGCGCGACGCCGGCCACGCCTACATCGCCAGCCAGCGCGCCGAGGGCTGGATTCCGGTGGCCGACGACTACGACGATCCGGCCTACTCGGGCGGCAACATGGACCGGCCGGCGCTCAAGCGGCTGCTCGCCGACATCGAGGCCGGCAAGGTCGACATCGTGGTGGTCTACAAGATCGACCGCCTGACGCGATCGCTGACCGACTTCTCGCGCATGATCGACGTCTTCGAGCGGCACGGCGTCTCCTTCGTCTCGGTCACCCAGCAGTTCAACACCACCACCTCGATGGGGCGGTTGATGCTCAACATCCTGCTGTCCTTCGCCCAGTTCGAGCGCGAGGTGACGGGAGAGCGCATCCGCGACAAGATCGCCGCCAGCAAGCGCAAGGGCATGTGGATGGGCGGCGTGCCGCCGCTCGGCTACGACGTCGAGAACCGGAGGCTGGTGCCCAACGAGCGCGAGGCCAAGATCGTCCGCCACATCTTCCAGCGTTTCGTCGAACTCGGCTCGTCGACCCTGCTCGTGAAGGAGCTGCGCCTCGACGGCGTGACCTCCAAGGCCTGGACCACCCAGGACGGGCGGGTGCGCGAGGGTAAGCTCATCGACAAGAGCCTCGTCTACAAGATCCTCAACAACCGGGTCTACCTGGGCGAGATACGCCACCGCGATCAGTGGTATGCCGGCGAGCATCCGACCATCGTCGAACGCAAACTGTGGGACGCCGTCCAGGCGATCCTCGCGCAGAACTCGCGTGTGCGAGGCAATAACACCCGCGCCCGGGTGCCGTTCCTGCTCAAGGGGATCGTCGTGGGAATCGATGGACGGGCGCTCACGCCCTGGTCCACGCGCAAGAAGAACGGACGTATCTACCGCTACTACCTGCCGACTCGGGAGAACAAGGAGCACGCCGGCGCCTCCGGGCTGCCGCGCTTGCCGGCCGGTGAGCTGGAGGCCGCCGTGCTGGAGCAGATGCGCCGGGTGCTGCGCGCACCGGACATGGTCGCCGGGGTGGCCGAGCGTGCCACCCGGCTCGATCCCTCCCTGGACGAGGCCCAGGTCACGGTGGCCGTGACCCGGCTGGATGCGATCTGGGATCAGCTCTTTCCGGCCGAGCAGCAGCGCATCGTGCGGCTCCTCATCGACAAGGTGATCGTCTCGCCGAACGACATCGAGGTGCGGTTCCGGCCCAACGGCATCGAGGTGCTCGCCCTAGAGCTGCGCCCCGAGCCCACCCCGGAAACCCTTGAGGAGGCGGTGGCATGAATGAAATCTTGATCGACAAGACCGGCCTGCCAGAGGTGATCACCGCGAGCGACGGCAGCCTTACCGTCACCGTGCCGATCCGGATCAAGCGCCGCGGCAGCCGCAAGGCTGTGGCCCTTCCGGACGGCAGCGCTGTTCAGCCCCGTCCCTGGGACGACACGCCGACGCCGATCCAGCTCGCGCTCGCCCGCGGCCACCGTTGGCTGGCGATGGTGGAGTCCGGCGAGGCGCGCACGCTATCCGAGGTGGCCGAGCGCGAGAGGATGGATCGGGCCTATGTGAGCCGGATGGTGAACCTCACCACCCTGGCGCCGGACATCGTCGCCGCCATCCTCGACGAGACCCTGCCACCGGAGGTGACGCTGTTCGATCTGGCGTCGGGGACGCCGTTGTTGTGGGAGGAACAGCGGGAGCGCATTGAGAAAGCCGACATCAGTGTCTATGCCGGTGATGCAGGTCGGGATAATGCGGATGCGCATGCGTGATCGGCGCATGGACATGCTCATGGGCATGGGGCTCGATGCCGTCCCATTCGAAATCATGCGCATGCGGGTGGTGTGCGTCATGCACGTGCCGGTGCGCGTGACGCAGCGGCTCGTGGGTGTGTTCATGCGCATGGCGTTCGGTGAGATGCAGCCAGACCCCGGCAGCCATCAGGCCCGCCGCCGTCCAGAACCAGGGTCCGGGGCGCTCCCCGAAAAACAGCATGGCGATCAGCGCGCCGGCGAACGGCGCGACGGAAAAATAGGCGCCGGTGCGCGCCGTGCCGAGGTGGCGCAGCGCCAGGACGAACAACACCAGGCTCACGCCGTAGCCGAAGAAACCGAGCACGAGCGCCCCGGCGGCGTGCACGAGAGGTGGCAAAGTTCCTGCCAAGAGGATGCCCAGCACCAGGTTGGTGCTCCCGGCGGCGAGACCCTTGATGGCGGCGATTTGCACGGCGTCGCCCGCCGCCACCTTGCGGGTCAGATTGTTGTCTATTGCCCAGCACAGGCACGCGCCGATCACTGCCAAGGCGCCCAGGGGGAGCGCTACGCTGGCCGATCCATCCCATGACAGCAGCGCGCCCGCGGCCACGATCAGCCCCATGCCCAGCGCGATCCGCGCGTCGAAGTTCTCGCGGAACACGAACCAGGCGATGAGCGCCGTGAACACGCCCTCCAGGTTGAGCAACAGCGAGGCGGTCGCGCCTTGCACAGAGATCAGGCCCCACATGAGCAGGGCCGGACCGATCACCCCGCCGACGACCACCGCGCCCGCGAGCCAGGGCAGGTCCGGGCGCGCCAAGGGTGCTTCGGGCGGTGCCTCTGACGCGGAATTTCGCCGCAGGGCGCGCCAGGCGATGAGGCCCAGGCCGCTGCCGAGATAGAGCAGACCCGCGAGGATCAGGGGCGAAGTCGCGCCCACCAGCGCCTTCGCCAGCGGCGTGCTCGCCCCGAACAACACGGCAGCGAGCAATGCCTGGGAGATGCCGGCGTGCATGAAACGCATCGATGTCACGGGTTTCCTCATGTGCGAACTACGATTTCTCGGGCACGGCCGACTCGCCGCGATAGGCCAGCAAGCGCAGCGCATTCACCACCACCACGATGGTCGAGCCTTCATGGATCGCCACCGCCACGCCGATCCCCGCCCAGCCGAAGAGCGTGGCGGGAATCAGCAAGGCCACCACGCCCAGCGACACCCATAAGTTCTGCCGAATGATGCGCCTCGATGCACGGCTCAAGGCCACGGCAAAGGGCAGCTTGGAGAGATCGTCGGCCATCAGCGCCACGTCGGCGGTTTCCAGCGCCACGTCGGTGCCGGCGCCGCCCATGGCGATGCCGACCGTGGCGCGCGCCATCGCCGGGGCGTCGTTGACGCCGTCGCCGACCATGGCCGCCTGGCCGTAGCGTTGCGCCAATTCCTCCATGGCCGTAACCTTGTCCTGCGGCAGCAGACCGGCTTTCACCTCGTCCAGGCCGACCGCGTCGGCGATGGCGCGGCCCACGCGTTCGTTGTCGCCGGTGAGCATGATGGTCTTGCGGATGCCGATCCGGTGCAGGCGCGCCAGCACCTCGCGCACGCCGCCGCGCGGCGTGTCGGCCAAAGCGATGACGCCGAGGAATTGTCCGTCGGCCTGGATCAGCATGATGGTCTTGCCTTCCGCTTGCAGCCGATCGGCATGCTGTCGAACTACATCGGGAATGGCTTCGCCCTCGAACAGCCTGGCGTTGCCGATGGCGATCTTCTTCCCGTCGAATTTGGCGCGCAGGCCTTTTCCGGTCACGGCTTCGACTTCCCCGGCCTCGTTCCAGGTCAGGCCGCGCCGCTTCACTTCCACCACCACCGCCTGCGCCAAGGGATGGGCGCTGCGGCTTTCCACGGCGGCGGCGAGCTTGAGCAGGTCGTCCTCGCTCCCGCTGACCGCAACGACATCGGTCACCTGGGGTTTGCCCACGGTCAAGGTGCCGGTCTTGTCGAAGGCGATGGCGGTGAGCGTGCCGAGGTTTTCCAGATGGGCGCCGCCCTTGATCAGCACGCCGCCGCGCGCGGCGCGGGCGATGCCCGACAGCACCGCCGACGGGGTGGCGATGGCGAGCGCGCAGGGCGAGGCCGCCACCAGCACCGCCATGGCGCGGTAGAAGGATTCGGCGAAGGGAAAGCCAAACAGCGGCGGCAGCACGATGAGCAGGCCCGCGCCGATCAACACCCCCGGCACGAAGATGCGCTCGAAGCGGTCGGTGAAGCGCTGGGTGGGGG of Nitrospirota bacterium contains these proteins:
- a CDS encoding helix-turn-helix domain-containing protein; the protein is MSIKHLNQRQLADRWGVSEATLERWRSEGIGPVFLKIQGRVLYRVEDVESYEAECLRKSTSERVGAGGVA
- a CDS encoding XRE family transcriptional regulator produces the protein MFGERLKLARKRSGLSLRGLADAIDHAVSAQAIGRYERDEMLPGSATALKLAKALGVPLSYLFSPSEIRLEGVEFRKTAATRAQERAMVEAAVLDSLDRYLLVEDLLEIGSHVWDKPEGAPFEVADLNDAETAAESVRQAWNLGGDAIPNVTELLEEHGIKVLKLDFPLSVDGLTCRVARPDKEKVPVIVGSVAKSVERRRFTLAHELGHMVMAIEGDLDEEKACQRFASALLMPREDLLFEVGQRRHAFGYAEIVEIKRMYGVSAAALIVRLRDLGVITEGTLQTVFRGIGRTWRKAEPEPLPENEEPRRFQRLVLRALAEDVISLPKAAELLRKSTGEVNRIMSGPAG
- a CDS encoding DUF2924 domain-containing protein; translated protein: MKASTVPPTPPSVVARIAGLPDLSIEEMRALWRELFGSDNPTPNRQFMERRIAYKLQEIEFRKVDPNLLERNKRRIKALMETGKVRKLDRDIRLMPGTVLTREYQGIEHRVTVAQDGQYEFEGRRYPSLSMIAREITGTRWSGPLFFGVKAPAKQKHPKKQGGRR
- a CDS encoding recombinase family protein; amino-acid sequence: MSEALKRRLRCAVYTRKSTEEGLDQEYNSIDAQRDAGHAYIASQRAEGWIPVADDYDDPAYSGGNMDRPALKRLLADIEAGKVDIVVVYKIDRLTRSLTDFSRMIDVFERHGVSFVSVTQQFNTTTSMGRLMLNILLSFAQFEREVTGERIRDKIAASKRKGMWMGGVPPLGYDVENRRLVPNEREAKIVRHIFQRFVELGSSTLLVKELRLDGVTSKAWTTQDGRVREGKLIDKSLVYKILNNRVYLGEIRHRDQWYAGEHPTIVERKLWDAVQAILAQNSRVRGNNTRARVPFLLKGIVVGIDGRALTPWSTRKKNGRIYRYYLPTRENKEHAGASGLPRLPAGELEAAVLEQMRRVLRAPDMVAGVAERATRLDPSLDEAQVTVAVTRLDAIWDQLFPAEQQRIVRLLIDKVIVSPNDIEVRFRPNGIEVLALELRPEPTPETLEEAVA
- a CDS encoding DMT family transporter → MHAGISQALLAAVLFGASTPLAKALVGATSPLILAGLLYLGSGLGLIAWRALRRNSASEAPPEAPLARPDLPWLAGAVVVGGVIGPALLMWGLISVQGATASLLLNLEGVFTALIAWFVFRENFDARIALGMGLIVAAGALLSWDGSASVALPLGALAVIGACLCWAIDNNLTRKVAAGDAVQIAAIKGLAAGSTNLVLGILLAGTLPPLVHAAGALVLGFFGYGVSLVLFVLALRHLGTARTGAYFSVAPFAGALIAMLFFGERPGPWFWTAAGLMAAGVWLHLTERHAHEHTHEPLRHAHRHVHDAHHPHAHDFEWDGIEPHAHEHVHAPITHAHPHYPDLHHRHRH
- a CDS encoding heavy metal translocating P-type ATPase encodes the protein MAEKLKLDLSLVLPDIPDERDACVGRLTKLLQAEGLEKVHLISEDGGARLCLHYDPQRFSVSRVRELAQAAGAKTADRFHHENLRIDGMDCPTCAVVIEHALQRTDGVLEASVSYAAERLRLEYDSEKIARAAITQRIQALGYAVLEEGHEAGWFAEHRELIFSGVSGLLLLIGWLAGLAGAPYAFSLGLLLGAYAAGGFYTLRDAWQSVKSRRFDIDTLMIVAAAGAGALGAWEEGALLLFLFSLGHALEHLAMDRARRAIEALAELAPKTALVQRDGAEIEVRVEELLRGDRVIVKPGSRIPADGRVVSGESAVDQAPLTGESMPVDKRLDDPVFAGTVNGEGALTIEVTKLARESTLARMVEMVAEAQTQKSPTQRFTDRFERIFVPGVLIGAGLLIVLPPLFGFPFAESFYRAMAVLVAASPCALAIATPSAVLSGIARAARGGVLIKGGAHLENLGTLTAIAFDKTGTLTVGKPQVTDVVAVSGSEDDLLKLAAAVESRSAHPLAQAVVVEVKRRGLTWNEAGEVEAVTGKGLRAKFDGKKIAIGNARLFEGEAIPDVVRQHADRLQAEGKTIMLIQADGQFLGVIALADTPRGGVREVLARLHRIGIRKTIMLTGDNERVGRAIADAVGLDEVKAGLLPQDKVTAMEELAQRYGQAAMVGDGVNDAPAMARATVGIAMGGAGTDVALETADVALMADDLSKLPFAVALSRASRRIIRQNLWVSLGVVALLIPATLFGWAGIGVAVAIHEGSTIVVVVNALRLLAYRGESAVPEKS